In a genomic window of Corynebacterium lizhenjunii:
- a CDS encoding dicarboxylate/amino acid:cation symporter: MNNSSRLPRWATGFGAQVIAGLIIGLILGFIAANLDASQPDADNGSWLTQLLGGVGSAYVQLLKVMVPPLIFAAVVTSVANLRKVANAASLAISTLVWFAITAFFSVIVGILVALVMRPGVGTTVDASTAADPSRVGSWTAFLQQLVPANFLGLNANLGSDSVSLSFGALQLLVISLALGIAAVKAGEAADPFLRFTESFLKVIQVVLWWIIRLAPVGTAALIGTAVATYGWDALSSLGKFVLAMYIGLALVILVVYPGVLAFNRIPVLGFYKRIWPVTSLGFVTRSSMGVMPVTQRFTERAMGVPREYASFAIPLGATTKMDGCASVYPAIAAIFIAQFYGIDLSLTQYLLIIFVSVIGSAATAGTTGATVMLTLTLSTLGLPLAGVGLLLAVEPIIDMGRTAVNVTGQALAATVVAKRAGLQDQQVWDDAEQGVAELVDAR, from the coding sequence ATGAATAACTCTTCCCGCCTGCCCCGGTGGGCCACGGGCTTTGGCGCGCAGGTCATCGCCGGCCTCATCATCGGGCTTATCCTGGGCTTTATTGCCGCCAACCTGGATGCCTCCCAGCCTGATGCTGACAACGGCAGCTGGCTAACCCAGCTGCTTGGCGGTGTAGGCAGCGCCTATGTGCAATTGCTCAAGGTCATGGTCCCACCGCTCATCTTCGCCGCGGTAGTCACCTCGGTAGCTAATTTGCGCAAGGTGGCCAACGCCGCCTCCCTGGCAATTTCTACCCTGGTGTGGTTTGCCATAACGGCATTCTTCTCCGTCATCGTCGGCATCCTAGTTGCCCTGGTGATGCGCCCCGGCGTGGGCACTACTGTCGATGCCTCCACCGCCGCTGATCCGTCTCGCGTCGGCTCCTGGACCGCATTCTTACAACAACTGGTGCCGGCAAACTTCCTGGGGCTAAATGCCAACTTGGGCTCTGATTCAGTCTCCTTAAGCTTTGGTGCCCTCCAGCTGCTGGTCATCTCCCTGGCCCTGGGCATTGCCGCAGTCAAGGCCGGCGAGGCCGCAGACCCCTTCTTGCGCTTTACGGAGTCCTTCCTCAAGGTCATCCAGGTAGTCCTGTGGTGGATTATTCGCCTCGCCCCCGTTGGCACCGCAGCACTAATCGGTACAGCCGTAGCCACCTACGGTTGGGACGCACTGAGCTCCTTGGGCAAGTTTGTCCTGGCCATGTACATAGGCTTGGCCCTGGTCATCCTAGTGGTCTACCCCGGCGTGCTGGCCTTCAACCGTATCCCGGTGCTGGGCTTCTACAAGCGCATTTGGCCAGTGACCTCCCTGGGATTTGTCACCCGCTCCTCCATGGGCGTGATGCCGGTAACCCAGCGCTTTACCGAGCGCGCCATGGGTGTGCCCCGCGAATACGCCTCCTTTGCCATCCCCCTGGGAGCAACCACCAAGATGGACGGCTGCGCCTCGGTCTACCCCGCCATCGCCGCGATCTTCATTGCCCAGTTCTACGGCATTGACCTGAGCCTGACGCAGTACCTGCTTATCATCTTCGTCTCCGTGATCGGCTCTGCCGCTACTGCGGGTACCACCGGCGCTACCGTCATGCTCACCTTGACGCTGTCTACCCTGGGCTTGCCGCTAGCTGGCGTAGGCTTGCTCCTGGCCGTCGAGCCGATAATTGACATGGGGCGTACCGCCGTTAACGTTACCGGCCAAGCCCTGGCTGCCACCGTGGTGGCCAAGCGCGCTGGCCTGCAGGACCAGCAGGTGTGGGATGACGCTGAGCAGGGTGTGGCAGAGCTTGTCGATGCCCGCTAG
- a CDS encoding cation diffusion facilitator family transporter, with amino-acid sequence MPAAVAPGIDRSEQIVLERFMQLSIAAAVVTIAVKMAAAWVTGSVGFLSDALESLVNLVAAVAGFIALRVAAKPADEDHHFGHGHAEYVSALLEGALIFLAAGAIIYTGLDRLLHPQPLEAPGMGLVLSVAASVLNLVVGLVLLRAGKRYRSATLNADGHHLLTDVWTSAGVVLGVAAVWATGWVWLDPVIALAVGINIIWTGYRLSRASVRSLLSEALPPEENQALDELLDHIAAQAPVEFTQRRTMASGRQRFVYLIMDVPPQWSVQASHEHADMVEERIDGLFPGAEVFIHVEPAGVPHRRLRGPF; translated from the coding sequence ATGCCCGCCGCCGTCGCCCCGGGGATCGACCGCTCAGAACAAATAGTGCTGGAGCGGTTTATGCAGCTTTCCATCGCTGCTGCCGTGGTTACCATCGCAGTGAAGATGGCCGCAGCCTGGGTTACGGGCTCGGTGGGCTTTCTTTCCGATGCCCTCGAATCCCTGGTCAATTTAGTTGCCGCTGTTGCCGGGTTTATTGCCCTGCGGGTGGCTGCCAAACCGGCAGATGAGGACCATCACTTTGGGCACGGTCATGCCGAATATGTCTCCGCCCTGCTCGAAGGCGCACTGATCTTTTTGGCCGCCGGTGCCATTATCTATACCGGTTTGGATCGCCTGTTGCACCCCCAGCCGCTGGAAGCCCCCGGGATGGGTCTGGTGCTGTCCGTGGCCGCTTCGGTGCTTAACTTGGTGGTGGGCTTGGTATTGTTGCGCGCCGGCAAGCGGTACCGCTCTGCCACGTTAAATGCCGATGGCCATCATTTGCTCACAGACGTGTGGACTTCTGCCGGGGTGGTACTGGGTGTAGCGGCGGTGTGGGCTACGGGTTGGGTATGGCTGGACCCGGTTATTGCCCTGGCTGTGGGCATTAATATCATTTGGACCGGCTACCGGCTGTCCCGGGCCTCGGTGCGCAGCTTGCTCTCAGAGGCCCTGCCCCCGGAAGAAAACCAGGCCCTTGATGAGTTATTGGACCACATTGCGGCGCAAGCCCCGGTGGAGTTTACCCAGCGGCGCACCATGGCCTCTGGCCGCCAGCGCTTTGTGTACCTAATTATGGATGTGCCTCCGCAGTGGTCGGTGCAGGCCTCCCATGAACATGCCGATATGGTCGAAGAACGCATTGATGGCCTCTTCCCTGGTGCGGAGGTCTTTATTCATGTTGAGCCTGCGGGCGTGCCACACCGGCGCCTGCGCGGGCCTTTTTAA
- the pcp gene encoding pyroglutamyl-peptidase I: MNLLVTAFEPFGGQKINPSQQILESLPSTIAGANIHTVVVPTVFATAGPAVVQAAQRESADAVVCLGQAGGRPQVCPERVAINVADAPIADNAGDTPSDRPIVADGPAAYFSTLPIKAMVAAMREAGVPAEVSNTAGTFVCNHLMYWVLHHLDVPAGFIHVPYCLEQVVDVAQPAMSVADMTRGISAALEALVQGRQAPAQGAGALH, translated from the coding sequence ATGAATCTGTTGGTCACGGCCTTTGAGCCCTTTGGTGGGCAGAAAATCAACCCCTCCCAGCAGATTTTGGAGTCCTTGCCGTCAACTATTGCCGGTGCCAACATTCATACGGTAGTGGTGCCCACTGTGTTTGCCACGGCAGGTCCGGCTGTGGTGCAGGCGGCCCAGCGCGAGTCTGCCGATGCCGTGGTCTGCCTCGGCCAGGCGGGTGGCCGGCCCCAGGTCTGCCCAGAACGGGTGGCCATTAATGTTGCCGATGCCCCCATTGCTGATAATGCTGGCGATACCCCCAGTGATCGCCCGATTGTGGCAGATGGCCCGGCGGCCTATTTTTCTACCCTGCCGATAAAAGCAATGGTCGCGGCCATGCGGGAGGCCGGGGTACCCGCGGAGGTATCAAATACTGCGGGAACCTTCGTATGTAACCACCTGATGTACTGGGTATTGCACCACCTGGATGTTCCGGCGGGTTTTATCCACGTGCCCTACTGCTTGGAGCAGGTGGTAGATGTAGCCCAGCCCGCGATGAGCGTGGCGGATATGACTCGGGGCATTAGTGCCGCCCTGGAAGCGTTGGTCCAGGGCAGGCAGGCACCCGCACAGGGGGCTGGGGCGCTGCACTAG